ATTCTAAATATCCCATATGGCTTAAGTACAAACTTAACCATGcttatataaatttttggaCACCCACATTTTATAAGACggtttaaaaaatgagttttacccaaaatttatattatttgcatTTTCTCACAAGACTATGTCAAATGGTACGAAGTATCAAATATAGTATCTTTTAGCTAAACATAGGAAAGAAAAAGGCAGATTTctaaatatgaaaaagaaatataatgaaaaaggcaGATTTCATCCGAAAGAGTGAAGGACCAATCCgaccaatttattaaaaactagcaagaaagaaaaagcgCGTGGAAATAATGAGACAACTTCAAAAATAGGCCGTGATGGCACGTTGCTCAGAGTGCCGGTTGACATATTAgacaattttaagaaaatattaattaaataaaataataaagtaataaaataaggaATATTACGCGCGTAAAATCTGGGAGAAATTGAAACATCCGCCCCCGAACTCATCGTTGCCAGCGTTTGGGAAGCAAGAAAAAATAGTAAAGggttttggagagagagagaaagagagagagagaatcttgTTTCTTTGTACAATCCGTCTGAAACAATAACAAGTGTTGTTTTGGGTGTGCAGAGAGGCAgctggatttttatttttgatccAACaacctgtctctctctctctctctttctcatcaCCTGCCTTTCCAACCTCCAGTTCACATTCACATGCATGTATTGTCTACAGAATCATAAGCCCAGAAAGCAAATTttggattgcgtttgaagaTTTTTGTGGGTTTCGTGTGATATATGCAATGGATGGCGAGGAGGAGAAAGTGGGGCTGTGATAATAGAGAGCTCTGTTGTGGTTTGGAAAGTGGAGCAGAAATCCTAATCTGGGTTCTGAGTTGTTCTTCTTCCTGGTGACATTATGGACCCGAATGATAAACCCCAGAGGTTCTACAAAGTTTGGAAGGGAAACAATGTGAGTTTCACTATCTCTCTATGTCAATTGGGTTTTGTTTTCAATGTTAACTGATTCTTTAGTTTATAAAttgaattgcattttttttcttcctgttttCTATCTTTCTGgatgaatatattaaaaattactcGATTTCGTTGTATTGGGTTCCATTCTTACTTGTTCGGTGTTTGATTTGTGATTATTTGGTTTTAGGATATGGAtagtgtttttattttgctCGTTATGATTGATCCTCTGTTATTGATAACTGGAAATCTTGAAATTGTACTAGTTAGGGTGTTCTAGGTTTCGCTTTGCTAATGTGATTAGAGACAACAAAATGCAATAATCAACGCTGATTGTCGGATTTTTCGTGTTGTGGGTTCTATTTAATCAGTATAAAATTATTCAGGATTGATTATCATATGTCATCCGACCACACTACTAAAACATAACTACTGAAATTCCAGTATTTTGGTTTACCCCTAGAGATAAGGAAAGAAGAGTAGATCtttaaattctctcttttattattattattattattttttccaatgtcTGGTTTGTCAAGGCCCAAGGGGGAGACGAAAGGAAAGGATTTGTGAGTAAAATAGCTGGGCCACCAAAATTTCCTTGAGAATAGGtgtaagggggaaaaaaaaaaagtactaacactaggcttttcttttctcttcgtttctttatttattttttatcttgtaGAATGTGGACCAAAAGGAGTGTACtctttctttaacattttttccttttatttcttctgcTTAACTTTCTCTTTAtgaacaacaaagaaaaatattagattttttCAGTCTTTTCTTATcttccctttattttttcttgtaaaatggGAACCAAACGGAGCAGAAGAGGGCTTTCATTTTTGGTTGTAATCCAGTTTACTTGACTTTAGTATCATGTCAGTGACGCTAATGAGAAGGGGGTGGGGGAAGGGAAGGGTTGCTTATCTAGTTAGTCTATTTTCTTATAACGTGCACATTTAAATTCCACtcatttatgtatttttcttcatttctttcttttgtcatttcatGATTTTATTGACAATTGCTGGTTTTGCTTGTTGGATTGGCAATTCAAAGAAGTTCTTTATATTTTCAACTGTTTATTTATATAAGTATCTTTCGTCTAGTGAGTTATTGGAGATAGCATTGACTATATTACAAGCTGATTATCCATAGGGGATTCTGTATTTACTTGATAATTAAAACACTATGTTTaaatcatctctctctctctctctctctctcctttcttttcTACTGTTATTACAATTATGTTGACTGACCAGTAGATAGCAGAGAAATTATTTTAATGGTTATTATCTTTGTGTGTATATTGCCTGTAGTTAGAGGAAGAAAATAACAAGTTACTTCCTCTCTCTGTGTGtgcatgtgtttgtttttgtctGTCTGTTTGTGTGTGGATATGGGTTGTGCACAAGACCctaaaatcctaattatttGCACCAAGGCTTATCGAGTTGGTTTGAACATTACTAGGTCATGTCCCCAGAAAACAATAATGATAAGAATATTTGTTAATAGTATCACagatgaataaataaatactaattaatgataatttatcATGTCATGCACAATATCTCCTGTCCCTCTTGCAGCCACGTTGTGTAGTTCAAATTGTAAAGTTTGGATTTATTGATCATATCTTGAGAGCACACCGATTttactgctttttttttttttttttggtttgccAATCAGCACACCTGATGTCTGTGTATACTTTTGTTATATTTTCTCCTTCCACATTATGGGTGCTTAGAATTTCATATTTCTTCAGTCtcttatttttaagaatatctTGGCCATGACAGCTGAGTAAAGTTTGTTAGTTTATTTACTTTTACttgatatattttatatacatgtgtgtgtgtgtagcaTATCTGTGTTTGAAGCTTGTGCTCTGTAAAAGTTCTAGGGAATTGTCTTTAGGTTTATTAAAGAAGCTAGCTGTTTAAGCATGCCCAGTATTGTTGCAATATCATCAGAGATGCAGAACTAATATGGCATACTTGCACTTACAGTGccttttcttggttttttcagaaatttttctGCAGTGGGAGATTGATCTTTGGTCCTGATGTGGCATCTCTGTTTCTGTCCACACTCCTTATTGGTTGTCCTGCAATTGTTTTTTGTATAAggatttattttaatacaaagaaaaatgatCATCTGTGGAATCCTGTATTGATTGTGGGCGCAATCCTTGGtattttggtaagtttttttctattttatgtttATCTCCCAATCATGATTACTGTTTCCAAAACTGTGCATGCCCAAACCCAGTCCTGTGTTGTTGTGGACACAATCCTCACTGTAGGGATGCCGCATGATATTTTCACAAGTGCATTGATTATTCAGAAACCACATGAATTttaaatgaagagaaaaaagttACAGCCCCCCTCCCTTcccccaaaagaaagaaaaaagcagaagaaaaagaaagcccaTAGAATGTGTTATCATTGTTTAGGCGGCATGCCAAGCTGGGGAGGCAGGGGTTATCCTCCCAAAACTGGCCAATTAGCCTTGGAAGGAGTCTACTTTGTTTCATTAGTATTTAGTTTTTGTACTGCAGTGCAGGAGCAGTTTTGTTATATTGTTGGATTTCAGAAAATTACTCTGATATAATTTTTCAACTTTCTGTAAATTACTACACATGTATCTTCTTCTTTAGGATATTGACTTTTATTCAAAACTTTGGATACTATCCATCAGACACAATGAAAATCAAGATGAAATTGTTGCAATTCCATGTTTATAACTGATTTTCCATTAGAGAATTGTTTCTTCATGCCTTTGTCTTGGTGCCTATATTGATAGCTTGTTTCTGCACTTACAGTAACAATGACCTATCAACTTTTGTGCAGGAtttaatatttctcttcttcacctCTGGTAGAGATCCTGGAATAGTCCCTAGAAATTCAACGCCTCCGGAAGCGGATGAAACATTTGATTCAACTACACCATCTATGGAGTGGGTTAATGATAGAACCCCTCACTTGAAACTACCCCGAACAAAAGATGTGATTGTGAATGGTCACACCGTAAAAGTGAAGTACTGTGACACTTGTATGCTTTATCGCCCACCTCGTACTTCTCATTGTTCCATCTGCAACAATTGTGTCCAGAGATTTGATCACCACTGTCCCTGGGTTGGTCAGTGCATTGGACAGGTAAGTTCAATTTTTCTGTTTgcagtttttctttctttcttttttccaaagaaaaagaaaaggtttaagATTATATTCCGTGTTTATGTTACTCAATATTAGACCTGTCAACAAACTGAACTGATATACATCTATTTAAGGAAAAGCAAATTTGGTAAAGGTGAAAGGGGTTGCTGGCCATTACTTAGTCTTTTcgatataatttaataatataggtttattaagtcaaaaagataggaattttcattaattttaatttcagaGCAATGCAAAGGAAGCAATTAGAAGGCTGGTACATCAAATCACCAGGAATGCAATGGGTTGGATGTGGGAAAGGGAAAGTCCTCCTGAACGTATCCCTATTAGACATTTGATATCCTGACCTCATCCGAAACCCAATTTAGAAATTCTATCCTAAACCTATCCTACTAATAGTTGCAAAAGCTTCACCCACCAAAAACTTACCCACTTACTTCCATAGTACTTTTTgtagaaagataaaattgaatgataaaaatcaaagaaagaagagaaaatgtaCTTGTTGAGTTGTTTTGTCTAATCACGTCTATGTTGTCACATATTTTGAATGAccaaaaaatcatttcattctGATTGATTTACACTTGTAGCTGTATACTGTTGAATCTTTTCTGAGTCTACTTTAAGTGTCGAAAATAATTGATGGATTGAAAATACTGTAGCAGTTTCCAAAATTGTTGGATGTTAGGAGGGGGGCTATATTGGAGTATGTTGAATGTTTGGAATTTCTTTTCTCATGCAATAATAGGGTATCTGGACTTCTGCTGGTAATGACCTTATTAAATGGAAATAAAGTTGGTTGTGAATGAACCTGGTATCAAAAAGTTAGTGAAtctactaaaaaataattatgtgattttctttttattaattattaatataagCCTATACTCTTTTTTCCTTCGTCAATTTGATTCTCAATGGATATATGAAGTTTGAAATGATATTACCTAAAAGTCAGATTGTGTAAAGTGCGGTCTCTTTTTTGTTTGGGACAACTGCACCTCTAGCTCCTCCAATCACTCTTTGTTAGGGTATAGCTCCTCTGCAGACATTGTTTCATGTCAATTGTAAGGCTACCTAATTGAGCTGCTGTATACTGTCACAGGCCAAACACTTTTTTTCGAGCACTGGACTTGTGGCGCTTGTCTTGGACACCCACTGAGAATTTCACCCATTAGTTACCTTGCGAAAAGCACGCACATGCAGCCATAATTAGAATGTAGGGAAACAATGAATGCCCAATTTTAAGGCAGCAGCACTCTTTTCCTAATTAGACTACTAGTTTGTAATATGATGATAAATAGGGAATGGTATTTTATGGCAATACTAATTGGTGATCCTGGTGTGGCTTTCAAAGTGGTAAGAAAAGCATAATATGTATAAGAAAGATGCTGTAGTTAATTTACATGATATGAACTAGGAAATTGATGCTTCGAATTCTATTTGGTTTGCAAATGCTACTCAAATTGTTTCATCATACATTCTTCTGGAAACTAACAATACTTCTACATGTTGATCTGGTTGCAGCGTAACTATCGGTTCTTCTTCATGTTCATCTTAACATCAACCATCTTGTGTATACACGTGTTCGTGTTTTCTTTGATCAGCATTCTTAAAATTCTTGAAGAGAAAGGCAGTGTTTGGAAGGCTGTGCAACATGATATCCCATCAGATTTTCTCATAGTGTACTGCTTCATAGCTGTCTGGTTCGTTGGTGGTCTTACCGTTTTCCATTTCTATCTGATTTGCACAAACCAGGTAGCCTTATTACTTAAAATACGTAGAAACAAGTGATATAGACTGTATATTTTACTCTCTTGTGCTTCGTTATGTTACAGTCATATTCCTACGTAGTTATTAATATATCTAATGTCTAGGGTATGAATAGATTTATTAACAGATTATAGCATCTCTAGGGGATCTGTTTTATTTCGttgtaaaacattttccagAAAGTATTTCCACGTTTACCTATATTTGGTGCAAATAAAAATCCCAACCCAACGGAAATATTTTTCCATTCAGGGGAAATTTACACCTGGATGGGCAGAAAATTTGTGTTTCGCACAACTGAATTCCCTCAAAGTTTAAGTAATTTTATGCCCTTAACAAGCAGTGCTTGAGttacaacaataataaataataatcatataagAAGGTTATTAGGCTTCTCtttattcatctttttcttctctctcttctatcGTTTTCTTAGGactttgtctctctcttttctttctttcagatctctctccctccctctccacTGGGCCTGAAGTCCTGATATTCCTCCATTACACCCTCCGTGTAGTGGATACATAAAATGGCCTGAAGTTCTGATATAATTTAGGAATGGCTACAAATAAAGGCTAACATTGCATTTATATTCTTTGAAAATAACTTTAACAAAACATGACATTGACATTTGGAAGCAAAGGTATGATCATATGTACTTAGCTCACTCCTTAACTTCAAAAGTTCAACACTCTTCACTTAGCAAGCTCAGCAAACATTTACAATGATTACTATTGCTAACACTCTTGTAAACTATTcgttcttttccattgtttgaCCCTCCTAAACATTGCTTTCCACACTAAGCGGTAGATCTGTTTTCTCCTCTTTAATTAAGACATTCATTTCATATTTCAAGTTCAATTCTTTTCTTTGAATGACCCTACTATGCATGTATGCTCAATTATTACACACAGATCATGCAAAGTGAGTTTATTCTCATTCTCTTTATAGTGTAGGTGTCAACATCACATGGATCTAGTCTTTATAGGGTTCTTAGGTAACCATAAGGTTCCCTAGATAATTCTGGTCTTTGGCCAGAAAGAGAGTTTTTTAAGGCCTCAAGGTTCAACTAGTGTGTTTGTGTGCGTGTGCTTTGTAATTCCAGCAACGTGTCAGCGAAGATCACTTCGTTGTAAACCCTACAAGTGTCCAATGATTGCATCGTTTGGACCATTAGAAAGGCAACCCAAAGAAAATTTATTCTAGGGTCTAATAATCGCAAACTATCTTTTTGAGAAAGGCCCTACAGCCACCTTTTTTGGTGACTGCAGTGCTGCAGAAAATTCTGGGGCAGCCAAATCTTAATGTTTGGTTACTACAATGCAATGCAACACACTGAATCACTCATACAACATGTTATGCCAATTTAAAACACTCAGGAAATTATTCAATCATGCTGTACAGACTATATTCATGTCAATTAAGAAAGAAATCAGATCCCACATGTTTCCTTTAGTGCTGGCAGCATGTATTGGAAGATCAAACATAAagtttaattcaattattaatGTATTAATAGGTTTTTATTATGATTCTTATAGTAACATAACTATTCATCAATGGTAAGGCTTATTAGAATTCATACCTAAGCAAAAATCTACGAATAGACAAAAATCTGTTCTTTTGGGCAGCAACACTGTTCTGTGCAGGAAACAACCTCTTGCACTGATTTTGCAAGATTTAACATattcaaattaagaaaaacacaaaggagatatttttctcaaatttgtggAAAATGAGCTCTAAAAAACTCCATTGAAAACATTTGCATCTAGAAGCTGGACAGCAGTGGCAACTTCTAGGAATCAATTTTGGGGCTTATTTCGACTGTCCTGGTTGCAACCTTAAAGGATTTTGTTTGAAGGCTTTTAGGGTTTatcttggagagagagagagagagagagctgcgtttgttttctttttgctttcttcttttttaaaactgaCGTGAGGCTTGGGGCTTAATTAAGCGGCTGATTTATAAAGTAACTTTAGGGTTTTAATTGACTAACAGCAATAAGGTAAACTGATAGCTGCTGCAGGggaattttagggttttagggctATTAGGGATTTTAGGGCAGCTataaaataaagttggttttttttttttttttttttttggacatgtccacacaagaggagggGAGGGTGATTCGAatttcgaactaatgacctccacttcTTAAGGCGTGGTCCACAAttgattgagctatcccttgggGACAATGTTTAGGTAGTTTTACTTCTGAAATAAAAACACAGTTTCTTGAGGTAGGGTTGCAAGTAAAACTGTAAGCATTAAAACTAAAGTTTCCTTTCAAAAATAGacctcttttatttttgaaataacttagGAAAACAGCTCCTACAAAATAGGGATGTGTTAACATACAATTAGGACTtgttttaacaaagaaaactttCCTTTTTGGGATAAAAGACAGCTGGGTAGATTTTGATAGGATTTAGACTTCAATTTTATTGACATTTTTGCCCCTTTTAAGTCTTTTTAATCCCTTTAACATATCCCTCTATTAAACccacaaaattaaaagagataattaagGGAATagctaccaaacaaaaaaaagaaaagaacaagcaACATCATAAAAATTACTCTAGGAGGTCTAGGGTTCTACAACAACACGATGTTATGGTGCCATCCCAATACTCAGTTGGAAACTATTATTATATGCGAACTTGATTAAGGAAAGGTATTGGATCCAACTTCTCTTAAAACCAAGAACGCACACCCATAACATGTCTTACAAAGTCTGAATAGTTCTCTCTAGCTGAACATCTGTTTGGGGATGGAAGGCAATACTAAATCTTAACTTGGTTCCCATCGCCTCTTCCTGAACCTTCCAAAATCTCAACGTGAATCAGGGGTCTCGTTTTGAGACAATTATTGTTGACACCCCATGCAATTTGACAACCTCTTGAACATATAATTGTGTCAGTTTCTCCCTCGAGTACCTTACCTTGATTGGAATAAAATGGACAGCCTTTGTCAATCGGTCTACCACCACCCATATGACGTCTTGCCCCATAGGTGCCCTAGGCAACCCTACCACAAAATCCATGGCGACTTCTTCACAATTCCACTATGGCACGTGAAGTGGCTGAAGAGGTCTTGTAGGTCTCTGGTTCTATGTGTGCTATCCGGATGTACAATGTAGAGTGAACGGTGAGCTTCCTCCCTACTCTCTTAAACTCCTCATCATTCGGTACAAATAATTTAATCCCAAAACCTCAATATCCCATCAATCATGACGTAGAAGTTTAGTGCTTCCCCTTTATTGACATTGGCCTTAAGCATCACGAACCTTGGGTTCTTCTCTTGTGCCACCTTAATTCTCTCTACCAACATTAATTGGATTACCAATTTAGCCATAAATGTTGGTTGTCCCTCTTCCACAATCTCTAAGCTGAGCCTTTCTAGATTTAATttggggtaacttcactgaagacccctaaactttcatccgatttgacaaactcaccccaaacttcaaaatctctcaatttagttcccTGAACattcaattgcaattaatttggacccctccgtcaaattttaaacgttaaatacCATTTAtaccctgacttttttataaaattccaactttacccttaattccaaaatgtttctttatttaaaaaaaaaaaaacaaaaatcagggatatttttgtcttttttgttatttctaacggctaaatttgacggaggggttcaaattgagagcaattgaaagtttagggactaaattaagagattttgaagtttacgTGGGGTTTGCAAATCGAATGGAAGTTTAGGGGTCTTCAGTAAAGTTACCCCATTTAATTTTGATTGTGATCATCAAGGATGCTACCTCCCCTACTGATCTAGCCCACCACACTTGCCTTTCTTGGATGGTAGTTGATCGTGCAATCGTAATATATTATCAGCTCTTAACCATCTCCTTTGTCTCATTTTCAGTTCCTTCCAAATGAAGAAATACTTGAGACATTTGTGGTCTATGTATATCTCACACGGAAAAGACCACTGTCTACAGCTCCACAAATCATGAGTGGGGTAATTCTGCTCATAGTTGTTTAGTTGGCAGGAGGCATACGTTGCAAGCTTCGCAATTTGCATGAGGACACATCCCAACTCACTTTTTTTCTGCTAACCTAGCCTATGCTTTGGTGTAGATCCAAACCTAGAGCCTATATGCTACCGTCCTAATACATATAATTTCTAAGGTCTTTAGAGCCGATTACTTTGGTACCACGTTGTAACGCCCCTTAATTATTATGCAATATATAATAACTTAAGTGCACTACTATTGCACTTTGACGTTATAAATTCAACGAaattagctatatatatattgaaattatATCCCTCAACAAATAACGCTTCATTTCATGTCATGGTTTTTCATAACTTTCATACCATTTCATAGCCTTTCATACTAGTGAGATCAGGCAGCTGAAATTGGATATGTCAGGTTTGACTAATAcattaatataattttctttttttgataagtaatgtattttttatgaaaaagcgtaaggcgcccctaagaaCAAGGCATTATTATACACAAGAGGCTCCAAACTAGTAGAAGAAACCCAAACAATACAGTAAGAACACCCACAAATCCACGCATCCGACTAGCCCTCAAATCCAAAACCCACAtaacaacaaagcccaaaacCCCCCGAGGCGCTCAACGCTAGAAAGCGTGAGTCTTGCCTTTTCCTCACCTAGAGGATGTAACGTAACCTCTAAGGAGACATCAATCCCCTTACACGGATCCCCCATGAAAGTCCAGTCCAAACGGGTGGCAGGGGGGAAATCACTCAAAGGGCAAGGGAAATCTCTATCTTCCCCACCTCAGAAATCTCCATCCTCCTCTTCACTATCCACCAATTCCAAAGATGGACTGAATCCAACCAACAACTTTTGGGATTGGACCAAGCCTGTCACTGCACTAGAAGAGATAGGCGGGACACTTAATGCTGACACTGCCTTGGCGATCAAGCTATCATCCACTTTCAAAAATCTATTATCCCTCATCTTGCAGTTATAGCACTTCATGGGTTTAGAGGTGAGTAAAGACAGTGACAGCAAATCAAAAACCCGAAGCCTGAAGCCACGACACCTGACGAATCCTTCGGCCTAGGAAGCCCTCTTGGAGCCAACCCAGTATTCAAGACTACACTAGAGACCCTAACTGTAGGAACGGATGGAAGAAGGGCCATACCTGAAGCTTCCTTGCTTGGACCCAAAGCAATCGGCAGGGACAGAGGGTTGAGAAAGCCACATGGAAGAAGACTTTTCACCAGTTTAGGGTTCCCTCCATCATTGGGCCGAGTCTCCACAATAGATGATGCCGAAATCTGAGATTCTAATGTTATCTAGATGAATATCGACGACAAGCTTGCTGTCCAAGGAACGTCGACGACACCAGAACTCACCAGGGTAGACCCAATAGAGACCCCTTCCAAAACCTTTGGGACCAGACCAACCATCAAACGAGCCTTTGTCACATCCTCTATCAAAGTCTTTGACGTCCCTAGGACCAAACCAATTGTCAGTGGAACCTTTGGCATATGCTTTGTCAAAGTCTGATGTTTCTAGAGCCGGGTCAGACCTGGACTTGATAATGGAACTGGGCTTAAAAGGCCTTTGGAATAAAACAGGAGTTTGGACTTGGACTTATGAAAGGGATAAAGCTTGGGCTTGTGTGCTTGCCTAAAGGCCCAAAGACCCTTCTTGCGCCCAATGGGCTTACGACCCAACCCAAGCTTCACCAGCCTAGCCAAAATTGAAGCCATCACCCGATCCAAATCCCCTAGCACCTTCTCAAGACCACCCTTCTATGCCCAAAGGATTGAAAACAGGTCCTC
Above is a genomic segment from Corylus avellana chromosome ca9, CavTom2PMs-1.0 containing:
- the LOC132191357 gene encoding probable protein S-acyltransferase 4 isoform X2, yielding MDPNDKPQRFYKVWKGNNKFFCSGRLIFGPDVASLFLSTLLIGCPAIVFCIRIYFNTKKNDHLWNPVLIVGAILGILDLIFLFFTSGRDPGIVPRNSTPPEADETFDSTTPSMEWVNDRTPHLKLPRTKDVIVNGHTVKVKYCDTCMLYRPPRTSHCSICNNCVQRFDHHCPWVGQCIGQRNYRFFFMFILTSTILCIHVFVFSLISILKILEEKGSVWKAVQHDIPSDFLIVYCFIAVWFVGGLTVFHFYLICTNQTTYENFRYRYDKKENPYNKGMMKNLIEVFFSKIPPSMHKFRSFVEEEHIMVASVTPNHGEAIISPKEKIDIEMGTKCAEGGDLKLPGILRHLDYSDLEDSMKSVEEERRAAFDPVLPVEQGSKQCVQSSTDGDGVGTFIQRSSTGDGAGVSDQSSTAANGSEAFEGTDDGNNLHQTTTAPVFQA
- the LOC132191357 gene encoding probable protein S-acyltransferase 4 isoform X1 yields the protein MINPRGSTKFGRETIAFSWFFQKFFCSGRLIFGPDVASLFLSTLLIGCPAIVFCIRIYFNTKKNDHLWNPVLIVGAILGILDLIFLFFTSGRDPGIVPRNSTPPEADETFDSTTPSMEWVNDRTPHLKLPRTKDVIVNGHTVKVKYCDTCMLYRPPRTSHCSICNNCVQRFDHHCPWVGQCIGQRNYRFFFMFILTSTILCIHVFVFSLISILKILEEKGSVWKAVQHDIPSDFLIVYCFIAVWFVGGLTVFHFYLICTNQTTYENFRYRYDKKENPYNKGMMKNLIEVFFSKIPPSMHKFRSFVEEEHIMVASVTPNHGEAIISPKEKIDIEMGTKCAEGGDLKLPGILRHLDYSDLEDSMKSVEEERRAAFDPVLPVEQGSKQCVQSSTDGDGVGTFIQRSSTGDGAGVSDQSSTAANGSEAFEGTDDGNNLHQTTTAPVFQA